A section of the Phormidium ambiguum IAM M-71 genome encodes:
- a CDS encoding CDP-glycerol glycerophosphotransferase family protein, protein MMKESLSQTPKKIAYYLRYCGNLHYFAAIKPYLDYFLQQGIHQNYLVVQELSAESNNNEYAGYTHLFTDRSDLDSYDLVLTPTFLRDEERSNQTRAVQIFHGMSDKPFTYDRDFSNYLLCLCVGQRQAERLLQNESNRNMKWVSIGYPKFDDFPSQPNLFNNDRKTLIYCPTWRKGNISSINIFLDNLDVVNQITENYNLIVKPHPNIFNSDRQFYDPEIVNRLKSIPNIQLICSGNVMPWFAQSDLFIGDISASGYEWLYFNKPAIYLNPQPGILQRSTDVSSMTYLWQCGDVCDDIQQLKHLITENLQCDRYENIRESILHYSVFNPRDKGATKRGIHQIEQLLNLNSLQQV, encoded by the coding sequence ATGATGAAGGAATCCTTATCGCAAACTCCCAAAAAAATCGCTTATTATTTGAGGTATTGTGGCAACTTACATTACTTTGCAGCCATTAAACCTTACTTAGATTACTTTCTGCAACAAGGCATTCACCAAAATTATTTAGTAGTCCAAGAACTCAGCGCAGAAAGTAACAATAACGAATATGCAGGCTATACGCATCTGTTCACAGATCGATCCGATTTGGATAGTTATGATTTAGTGTTAACTCCTACTTTTCTGCGAGATGAAGAACGAAGTAACCAAACTCGCGCCGTGCAGATTTTTCACGGAATGTCCGATAAACCTTTCACTTACGATCGTGATTTTAGCAATTACCTACTTTGCTTGTGCGTAGGTCAGCGACAGGCGGAACGCTTGCTGCAAAATGAGTCGAATCGTAATATGAAATGGGTTTCGATCGGCTATCCCAAATTTGACGATTTTCCTAGTCAACCCAATTTGTTTAATAATGATAGAAAAACCTTAATTTATTGCCCAACTTGGCGGAAAGGAAATATTAGCTCGATCAACATATTTTTAGATAACTTGGATGTTGTCAATCAAATTACTGAGAATTACAACTTAATTGTCAAACCGCACCCGAATATTTTTAATTCCGATCGCCAATTTTACGATCCAGAGATTGTTAATCGCTTAAAAAGCATTCCCAATATACAACTTATTTGTTCGGGGAATGTGATGCCTTGGTTTGCTCAATCGGATTTGTTTATTGGTGATATTTCAGCTTCAGGCTACGAGTGGTTGTATTTTAACAAACCTGCAATTTATCTCAATCCTCAGCCTGGTATCTTGCAACGCAGCACAGATGTTTCGTCAATGACTTATCTTTGGCAGTGCGGGGATGTATGCGATGATATCCAGCAATTAAAGCATTTAATTACTGAAAATTTGCAGTGCGATCGCTACGAGAATATCCGCGAATCTATTCTGCATTACAGCGTTTTCAACCCCAGAGATAAAGGCGCAACTAAACGCGGTATCCATCAAATTGAACAACTTTTAAATTTGAATTCATTACAGCAAGTTTGA